The sequence GCCCGCGGCTGACGCTGGCACCAGGGCGAAACGAACAAAGCCTCCCGGCTGTCCGGCCGGGAGGCTTTTTCTTTGCGGGTCGGTCGGGGATTCGCGCCCGGCGGCCTTACCGGCGGCCGGGACGGTCGTCCATCGGCAGCGCGATCCGTGCTTCCAGGCCGCCCTCGGGATGGTTGGCGAGGGTCAGCGTGCCGCCATGTGCATGCACGATGGAGCGGGCGATGGAGAGGCCGAGGCCGATGCCGCCCGTTTCCTCCGACCGGGATTCCTCCAGTCGCACGAAAGGCTCGAACACGTCCTTCAGCCGTTCCTCCGGAATGCCCGGGCCGTGGTCGCGTACGGTTATGATCGCCTGTCCGCCTTCCGTCGCCAGAGCCAGTTCCGCATCGCCGCCGTAGCGAACGGCATTGTCGATGAGGTTGCGCAGCGCCCGTTTCAGGCTGAACGGCCGGCACGAGACGACGCAGCGCGTCTGCGGCGGGTCGAAGGCGACGGGGCGGCCGATATCGCGGTAATCCTCGGCGATTGCGTCGATGAAGTCGCCGAGATCGGTCGGCGCGCCGACCTCTCGTGACGCCTCGTCGCGGGCGAAGGCCAGAGCCGCCTCGACCATGCGCTGCATCTCGTCGAGCGTCTCGATCATCTTCTCCCGGTTCTCGTCGTCGTCGATGAACTCGGCGCGGATCCTGAGCGAGGTGATCGGTGTGCGCAGGTCATGGCTGATGGCGCCGAGCATGCGGGTGCGGTCGCGCACGAAGCGGGTCAGGCGGTCCTGCATCACGTTGAAGGCCCGGATCGTGCCGCGCACCTCGGAAGGACCGCTTTCGGGCAGCGGCTCCACATCCTCGCCGC comes from Stappia sp. 28M-7 and encodes:
- a CDS encoding ATP-binding protein encodes the protein MTPRFRPWPRSLAGQLVALLLIAVVLAQVITLWLFAGERRVALVELARNTIVSRTVSLVRLVEAAPESQHPDMLRAISSRFLWYWIDDAPALAEAGRGKTDKRIAAMLGEELNAGKTIRVDVSRREVSHAPPSRRRIDVGDSEGEDEAEDRPAEPQASKRTREYRAPFHHSNWRAAPVSLTLSVQLSDGRWLNGASRFRVPRNTLLPVFVTVALMAGAIVLVIGVTVSRLTRPLRELAAAAGRLGRGEDVEPLPESGPSEVRGTIRAFNVMQDRLTRFVRDRTRMLGAISHDLRTPITSLRIRAEFIDDDENREKMIETLDEMQRMVEAALAFARDEASREVGAPTDLGDFIDAIAEDYRDIGRPVAFDPPQTRCVVSCRPFSLKRALRNLIDNAVRYGGDAELALATEGGQAIITVRDHGPGIPEERLKDVFEPFVRLEESRSEETGGIGLGLSIARSIVHAHGGTLTLANHPEGGLEARIALPMDDRPGRR